ATATACAAAGACGTGAATTTGGTCTTGCgaaatctttgtttctttcaatgTGCCACAAGtgtttggcaaagaaaagagcaataaatccaattttcaACTTTGACTGCTAAGATTGGACTTTTTCAAAGGCCTACGATGCACATCTCCCGTGATCTATGATAGAGataaatgcaatcaaatcttaaaatttcaaaaagtgcaattaaatccctAAACTTATTAAATTCCTATAATAAAGTTCCTATGTTAATTTcgttcaatttaattaatagaaaatgttaAGGTGGTcgtttttttattactttcttaacACATAAATCTTCCACTAAGTGCCAcataaaaaaacttgaaaattttaaaaaagaaaaatacgacataaaaattcaaaaaaggaacaaaaatttcttgattgtgcTTAAGTCACTTTTACCCGCGATGAATAAATGCAACATATGACCATACTGACTTGGGCCCATGGTACGTCTCATGAAATTCTGCAAATAAGAAGCTAATTGAATGGTGAAAGCCGGCTTAACAAAAATGCTTGTCCGCAGGAGTACCAGTGACTGAAGTAATTTCTGCAATAATCATATTGACAACAGGTAATTTACGGATCtcatatgaaagaaaaaacactGCATCATGCTTGTGCAAGATGATTGCAGTTTGCAAAGTATTTCCAAATTGGCACATCCACTAAATGATGATGCCTAGCTAATTACAGAGATCTGAATAATTTGGGATAGTATAGCTTAACAATTGATCGATCGCAAACATCGAGAATAACTTCATAACCAATGGGTAACTAACTAGTCCTATTAGTGAAGGAATGAGTTTTCCtccattctttattttctctttcttttggtctCAAGACTGATTTCCATGACAAACAAAGCAATATGACCCATAAGAGTAAGAGGCAGAACAAATCTTCACCACGACTCACTAGGCAAGAGTGGCTGAACATCCGAAAATGTAATGACATCCATGTCAATGTTTGACTTGTTAGATGGAAAAGCAGCATTATAAGATTCAGTTGCCTTGTGGTTCTCTTGATTTTGCAAAATAACTGAAGGATTTTGGAGCTTCCTTATACCCTCCAACTCCATTGCCACTTCTTTCATTGCAGGTCGTTTCCTCCCATTCAAGTTTAAGCACCTTTTCGCAAGGTTAGCAACTAATGCAATCTCTTCCTTTTTACCTTCTTTCAAAACTTGAGCATCAACAATGTCGAACAAACGGTTCTCTTCCATCGAGATTATGAAATACGTTGCGaggcttcttccttcttgttcCCTCAATGAAGAAATTGGCTTTTGCCCTGTTAAGAGTTCAGCAAGTACCactccaaagctatacacatcaCTTTTATCAGTGAACTGACTTGATTGGAAATATTCGGGATCTAGATAGCCGAAAGTACCCTGTACCAATGTGGTTACATGAGTTTGATCAAGGGAAACTGACTTGGAAGTACCAAAATCCGCCACTTTTGCCCGatatttctcatccaaaagGATATTGGTGGACTTGATGTCTCGATGATAAATGGGAATAGAGGCTGCTGAATGCAAGTAGAATAAGGCTCCTGCAATTTCAGTTGCAATCCGTAGCCGCGTGTCCCACGAAACATGAAACTCTTGATTTGGGTCATGTAGATATTGGTATAGAGTCCCATTTGGTATGAACTCATACACTAAAAGCGGGACTTCCGTCTCTAAGCAACACCCCAATAATTTAACCACATTCCTATGGTTGATTTGTGAGAGGATGAGGACTTCATTTATGAATTGTTCGACTTTTCCCTCGTCaatcacttttgatttttaatcgCAACTATTTTTCCATCTGTTAACATTCCCTTGTAAACAGTACCTTGTCCACCTTGCCCAAGTATCCTATCATCATTAAAATTGTCCGTGGCCTTCTCTAAATCCTTGGAATTGAACAATTTGCTTTTTTCGACATTGCCTTCTGGTGAAGATAGCTCACTTTTCAACAAAAGGCCACCATTGCGTTTGAAGTGCTTCTCTTTGAGTTtgatttctcttctcttcttgacGTATTTGTACAACCTCCATAAGACAAGACACAAAACTAGTGCCCCAAAGGCTGCCCCAACCCCTGCATC
The sequence above is drawn from the Eucalyptus grandis isolate ANBG69807.140 chromosome 11, ASM1654582v1, whole genome shotgun sequence genome and encodes:
- the LOC104427378 gene encoding LOW QUALITY PROTEIN: wall-associated receptor kinase-like 10 (The sequence of the model RefSeq protein was modified relative to this genomic sequence to represent the inferred CDS: inserted 1 base in 1 codon), whose amino-acid sequence is MSNSEFRILVLLVFLTIQASGAAAGLARPNCVETCGNVSIPFPFGIGAECFLDPWYEIFCPNRSDPILKKMGLQVLNISLPNSYGFMDGMITVSLPLIYSNASCGGEGLGVPVNFSGSPFVFSQTWNVFTSVGCNTMTTVNSTESAVVGCRSKCAGTNANIGRYSACFGRDGCCQTTLPFNLQGFDVDFQEKGEPQGCKYAFLADRSWFLRSNVTGLYDLSLNDTVPVVLEWGISNKTDYGLRLIQQAYGLGYLNTFRCSRYSLYGSYTSEMPIIQCYCRRGYRGNPYLTEGCQDINECEDRDLCPGICVNKRGTYDCIAGRKTPIIIGVGAAFGALVLCLVLWRLYKYVKKRREIKLKEKHFKRNGGLLLKSELSSPEGNVEKSKLFNSKDLEKATDNFNDDRILGQGGQGTVYKGMLTDGKIVAIXKSKVIDEGKVEQFINEVLILSQINHRNVVKLLGCCLETEVPLLVYEFIPNGTLYQYLHDPNQEFHVSWDTRLRIATEIAGALFYLHSAASIPIYHRDIKSTNILLDEKYRAKVADFGTSKSVSLDQTHVTTLVQGTFGYLDPEYFQSSQFTDKSDVYSFGVVLAELLTGQKPISSLREQEGRSLATYFIISMEENRLFDIVDAQVLKEGKKEEIALVANLAKRCLNLNGRKRPAMKEVAMELEGIRKLQNPSVILQNQENHKATESYNAAFPSNKSNIDMDVITFSDVQPLLPSESW